A single genomic interval of Streptomyces showdoensis harbors:
- the kdpA gene encoding potassium-transporting ATPase subunit KdpA — MSPVLAGVLQFLALIVALGLSYRPLGEYMAKVYSSDKHLKPEKWIYKAIGANPDTEMRWPAYLRGVLAFSAVSVLFLYLLQRVQGSLPGSLGFVSIDPDQAFNTAASFVANTNWQSYYGEQAMGHVVQTGGLAVQNFVSAAVGIAVAVALVRGFSRSRTGELGNFWADLVRGTVRILLPISVVGALVLVACGAIQNFAGIHEVGQFTGGTQQWNGGAVASQEVIKELGTNGGGYFNANSAHPFENPNGLSNLFEIYLILVIPFALTRTFGRMVGSVRQGYAILATMATIWVGFTALMMWTEFAHNGPAFDLAGGAMEGKETRFGIGGSSIFAVATTLTSTGAVNSFHSSYTGLGGGITMLGMQLGEIAPGGVGSGLYGMLIMAIIAVFIAGLMVGRTPEYLGKKIGTREIKYAACYILITPALVLCFTAVAMALPTPVHSMTNSGAHGFSEILYAYTSGANNNGSAFAGLNADTQWFNTTIGIAMLLGRFLPMVFVLALAGSLAEQTPVPETAGTLRTEKPLFTGLLVGTILIITGLTYFPALALGPLAEGLAA; from the coding sequence ATGTCTCCCGTCCTCGCCGGCGTCCTGCAGTTCCTCGCCCTGATCGTCGCCCTCGGCCTGTCGTACAGGCCGCTGGGCGAGTACATGGCGAAGGTCTACTCCTCGGACAAGCACCTGAAGCCCGAGAAGTGGATCTACAAGGCCATCGGAGCCAACCCCGACACCGAGATGCGCTGGCCCGCGTACCTGCGCGGCGTGCTCGCCTTCTCCGCGGTGAGCGTCCTCTTCCTCTACCTGCTGCAGCGCGTCCAGGGCTCCCTGCCCGGCTCCCTCGGCTTCGTCTCGATCGACCCGGACCAGGCGTTCAACACGGCCGCGTCCTTCGTCGCCAACACCAACTGGCAGTCGTACTACGGCGAGCAGGCCATGGGCCACGTCGTGCAGACCGGCGGCCTCGCGGTGCAGAACTTCGTCTCGGCGGCGGTGGGGATCGCCGTGGCGGTGGCCCTGGTGCGCGGCTTCTCCCGGTCCCGCACCGGTGAGCTGGGCAACTTCTGGGCCGACCTGGTCCGCGGCACCGTCCGGATCCTGCTGCCGATCTCGGTGGTCGGCGCCCTGGTCCTCGTCGCGTGCGGCGCGATCCAGAACTTCGCCGGCATCCACGAGGTCGGACAGTTCACGGGCGGCACCCAGCAGTGGAACGGCGGCGCGGTCGCCTCGCAGGAGGTCATCAAGGAGCTGGGCACCAACGGCGGCGGCTACTTCAACGCCAACTCGGCCCACCCCTTCGAGAACCCCAACGGGCTCTCCAACCTCTTCGAGATCTATCTGATCCTGGTCATCCCGTTCGCGCTCACCCGCACCTTCGGCCGCATGGTCGGCTCGGTCAGGCAGGGGTACGCGATCCTGGCGACGATGGCCACCATCTGGGTCGGCTTCACCGCGCTGATGATGTGGACCGAGTTCGCGCACAACGGTCCCGCCTTCGACCTCGCGGGCGGCGCCATGGAGGGCAAGGAGACCCGCTTCGGCATCGGCGGCTCGTCGATCTTCGCCGTGGCGACCACGCTGACCTCGACCGGTGCCGTGAACTCCTTCCACTCCTCGTACACCGGCCTCGGCGGCGGCATCACCATGCTGGGCATGCAGCTCGGAGAGATCGCGCCCGGCGGCGTCGGCTCCGGCCTCTACGGCATGCTGATCATGGCGATCATCGCGGTGTTCATCGCCGGCCTGATGGTCGGCCGCACCCCCGAGTACCTGGGCAAGAAGATCGGCACCCGCGAGATCAAGTACGCGGCCTGCTACATCCTGATCACCCCGGCCCTCGTGCTGTGCTTCACCGCCGTGGCGATGGCCCTGCCGACGCCCGTGCACTCGATGACCAACTCCGGCGCGCACGGCTTCTCCGAGATCCTGTACGCCTACACCTCCGGCGCCAACAACAACGGCTCCGCCTTCGCCGGCCTGAACGCCGACACCCAGTGGTTCAACACGACGATCGGCATCGCGATGCTGCTCGGCCGGTTCCTCCCGATGGTGTTCGTCCTCGCGCTGGCGGGTTCCCTCGCCGAGCAGACGCCCGTCCCCGAGACCGCGGGCACCCTGCGCACCGAGAAGCCGCTGTTCACCGGCCTGCTCGTCGGCACGATCCTGATCATCACCGGTCTGACCTACTTCCCGGCCCTCGCGCTGGGACCGCTCGCCGAAGGGCTGGCAGCATGA
- a CDS encoding APC family permease — protein MGVQTTESSAVRGAEEPPDTGARHRLTAVTGLAALSLDAMASVAYGPEAIVLVLAAAGAHGLGFTLPVTLAIAGLLAVLVASYRQVIAAFPDGGGSYAVAKAHLGRRTSLVAAASLVLDYVLNVAVAVTAGVAALTSAFPGLHGDRLWICLAVLALVTAVNLRGIVDSARAFIVPTAVFVGAILAMVVVGLLRDAPVSTATSAGHASVLADDATTVGALLLLKAFASGCSALTGVEAIANAVPSFRAPAVRRAQRAEVALGALLGVMLIGLSVLISRFGLQPVEGVTVLAQLADASFGHNWVFYVVQFATMALLALSANTSFGGLPVLLKLLARDDYVPHVFGLKADRQVHRHGVVWLAVVSAGLLVFSGGDTNTLVPLFAIGVFVGFTIAQTGMVLHWRRERGPRRAGKALLNGLGALLTGVCAVVVTVIRFHDGAWLIVMALPLLVGAFELVHRTYGRIGERLGVGRIPEPPHRAHSLVLVPVSSLTRLTSEALTAAVSLGDEVRAVTVCHPDPEDREQTEALERDWALWNPGVPLVRLRSERRSLGRPITAYVRELAVARPDIRVTVLVPEAEPERLWQRLLQNQRGAVVAHAVRRDTDATVCRLRLKI, from the coding sequence ATGGGCGTCCAGACCACCGAGAGCTCAGCGGTACGGGGTGCCGAGGAGCCTCCCGATACCGGGGCCCGGCACCGGCTCACCGCCGTCACCGGGCTGGCCGCCCTCTCGCTCGACGCGATGGCGTCGGTGGCGTACGGGCCGGAGGCCATCGTCCTGGTCCTCGCCGCGGCGGGTGCCCACGGCCTCGGCTTCACCCTGCCGGTGACGCTGGCCATCGCCGGACTGCTGGCCGTGCTCGTGGCCTCGTACCGGCAGGTCATCGCGGCCTTCCCGGACGGCGGCGGCTCCTACGCCGTCGCCAAGGCGCACCTCGGCCGCCGCACCAGCCTGGTCGCCGCCGCCTCGCTCGTCCTCGACTACGTCCTCAACGTCGCCGTCGCCGTCACCGCCGGGGTCGCCGCCCTCACCTCGGCCTTCCCCGGGCTCCACGGGGACCGGCTCTGGATCTGCCTCGCCGTCCTCGCCCTGGTCACCGCGGTGAACCTGCGGGGCATCGTGGACTCGGCCCGCGCCTTCATCGTGCCCACCGCCGTGTTCGTCGGCGCGATCCTCGCCATGGTCGTCGTCGGCCTCCTCCGCGACGCGCCCGTCTCCACCGCCACCTCCGCCGGACACGCCTCCGTCCTCGCGGACGACGCCACCACGGTCGGCGCGCTGCTCCTGCTGAAGGCCTTCGCCTCCGGCTGCTCCGCCCTCACCGGCGTCGAGGCCATCGCCAACGCGGTGCCGTCCTTCCGCGCCCCCGCCGTCCGCCGCGCCCAGCGCGCGGAGGTCGCCCTCGGCGCGCTCCTCGGCGTGATGCTGATCGGCCTGTCGGTGCTGATCTCCCGCTTCGGCCTCCAGCCGGTCGAGGGCGTCACCGTCCTCGCCCAGCTCGCCGACGCCTCCTTCGGCCACAACTGGGTCTTCTACGTGGTGCAGTTCGCCACCATGGCGCTGCTCGCCCTGTCGGCCAACACCTCCTTCGGCGGGCTGCCGGTGCTGCTGAAGCTGCTCGCCCGCGACGACTACGTGCCGCACGTCTTCGGGCTGAAGGCCGACCGCCAGGTGCACCGGCACGGCGTGGTGTGGCTCGCCGTGGTCTCGGCCGGGCTGCTGGTCTTCTCCGGCGGCGACACCAACACGCTCGTGCCGCTCTTCGCGATCGGCGTCTTCGTCGGGTTCACGATCGCGCAGACCGGCATGGTCCTGCACTGGCGCCGGGAGCGCGGCCCGCGCCGGGCCGGCAAGGCCCTCCTGAACGGTCTGGGCGCGCTGCTGACCGGCGTCTGCGCGGTGGTCGTGACGGTCATCAGGTTCCACGACGGCGCCTGGCTGATCGTGATGGCCCTGCCCCTACTCGTCGGCGCCTTCGAGCTCGTCCACCGGACGTACGGGCGGATCGGCGAGCGGCTCGGGGTCGGCCGGATCCCCGAGCCGCCGCACCGCGCGCACTCCCTCGTCCTGGTCCCGGTCTCCTCCCTGACCCGGCTCACCAGCGAGGCCCTGACCGCCGCCGTCTCCCTCGGCGACGAGGTCCGCGCGGTCACCGTCTGCCACCCCGACCCGGAGGACCGGGAGCAGACGGAGGCGCTGGAGCGGGACTGGGCCCTCTGGAACCCGGGCGTCCCCCTGGTCCGGCTCCGCTCCGAGCGCCGCTCCCTGGGGCGCCCGATCACCGCGTACGTACGCGAACTCGCCGTCGCCCGACCGGACATCCGCGTCACCGTCCTCGTGCCGGAGGCCGAACCGGAGCGGCTGTGGCAGCGGCTGCTGCAGAACCAGCGGGGCGCCGTCGTCGCCCACGCGGTGCGGCGGGACACGGACGCCACCGTGTGCCGGCTGCGGCTGAAGATCTGA
- the kdpF gene encoding K(+)-transporting ATPase subunit F gives MNAENVVGLIVAVALLGYLVLALVKPERF, from the coding sequence GTGAACGCCGAGAACGTCGTCGGCCTCATCGTCGCCGTCGCCCTCCTGGGGTACCTGGTCCTCGCCCTCGTCAAGCCGGAGAGGTTCTGA